In Sinorhizobium numidicum, the following proteins share a genomic window:
- a CDS encoding S-(hydroxymethyl)glutathione dehydrogenase/class III alcohol dehydrogenase, with protein sequence MRTRAALAVEAGKPLVVTEVELEGPRAGEVLVEVKATGICHTDDFTLSGADPEGLFPAILGHEGAGIVVDVGPGVTSVKKGDHVIPLYTPECRACPSCLSRKTNLCTAIRATQGQGLMPDGTSRFSIGKDKIHHYMGCSTFANFTVLPEIAVAKVNPDAPFDKICYIGCGVTTGIGAVINTARVEIGSTAIVFGLGGIGLNVIQGLRLAGADMIIGVDLNNDKKEWGERFGMTHFVNPKEVGDDIVPYLVNLTKRGADQIGGADYTFDCTGNTKVMRQALEASHRGWGKSVVIGVAGAGQEIATRPFQLVTGRSWMGTAFGGARGRTDVPRIVDWYMEGKIEIDPMITHTMPLDDINRGFELMHSGESIRSVVLY encoded by the coding sequence ATGCGCACACGCGCTGCTCTGGCTGTTGAAGCCGGAAAACCCCTTGTTGTCACCGAAGTCGAGCTCGAGGGACCGCGGGCCGGCGAGGTGCTGGTCGAGGTGAAGGCGACCGGCATCTGCCACACCGACGATTTCACCCTGTCCGGTGCCGATCCGGAAGGGCTGTTTCCGGCGATCCTCGGTCATGAGGGCGCCGGCATCGTCGTCGATGTCGGCCCGGGCGTCACCAGCGTGAAGAAGGGCGACCACGTCATTCCGCTCTATACGCCGGAATGCCGTGCCTGCCCCTCGTGCCTTTCCCGTAAGACCAATCTCTGCACCGCCATCCGCGCCACGCAAGGGCAAGGGCTGATGCCGGACGGCACCTCGCGGTTCTCGATCGGCAAGGACAAGATCCACCACTATATGGGCTGCTCGACCTTTGCCAATTTCACCGTGCTGCCGGAGATCGCCGTCGCCAAGGTCAACCCCGACGCCCCGTTCGACAAGATCTGCTACATCGGCTGCGGCGTCACCACCGGCATCGGCGCGGTGATCAATACGGCACGAGTCGAGATCGGCTCGACCGCCATCGTCTTCGGCCTCGGCGGCATCGGCCTCAATGTCATCCAGGGGCTTCGGCTTGCCGGTGCCGACATGATCATCGGCGTCGACCTCAACAACGACAAGAAGGAATGGGGCGAGCGCTTCGGCATGACCCATTTCGTCAATCCGAAGGAGGTCGGCGACGACATCGTCCCCTACCTCGTCAACCTGACGAAGCGCGGCGCCGACCAGATCGGCGGCGCCGACTACACCTTCGACTGCACCGGCAACACCAAGGTGATGCGCCAGGCGCTCGAGGCCTCGCATCGCGGCTGGGGCAAGTCGGTGGTCATCGGCGTTGCCGGCGCCGGCCAGGAGATTGCGACACGGCCGTTCCAGCTGGTCACCGGCCGCTCCTGGATGGGCACCGCCTTCGGCGGCGCCCGCGGCCGCACCGACGTGCCGAGGATCGTCGACTGGTACATGGAAGGCAAGATCGAGATCGACCCGATGATCACCCACACGATGCCGCTCGACGACATCAACAGGGGCTTCGAGCTGATGCATTCGGGCGAAAGCATCCGCAGCGTCGTCCTGTATTGA
- the fghA gene encoding S-formylglutathione hydrolase: MELVTQNQCFGGTQSVYRHASEVCGVEMTFGLYMPPQARTRPVPLLWYLSGLTCTHENAMTKAGLQRHAAEQGLALVFPDTSPRGEGVADDQAYDLGQGAGFYVNATQKPWARHYRMYDYIVTELPALLQEHLPVNGVNGITGHSMGGHGALTIAFRNPELFRSVSAFAPIVNPTRSDWGRKQFSAYLGDDEAHWGNYDACLLLSELGWQGDVLIDQGSADQFLGQLQPEAMARLLAERRQAGVLRMQAGYDHSYYFVASFGEDHVRWHAERLNAA, from the coding sequence ATGGAACTTGTAACGCAAAACCAATGTTTCGGCGGGACCCAGTCGGTTTACCGGCACGCGTCCGAGGTTTGTGGCGTCGAGATGACATTCGGCCTCTATATGCCGCCGCAGGCGCGGACGCGTCCGGTCCCGCTCTTATGGTATCTCTCGGGGCTGACATGTACCCATGAGAATGCCATGACCAAGGCGGGCCTGCAGCGGCACGCGGCGGAGCAGGGGCTAGCGCTGGTCTTCCCCGACACGTCGCCGCGCGGCGAAGGCGTCGCCGACGACCAAGCCTATGATCTCGGTCAGGGCGCGGGGTTCTATGTCAATGCGACGCAGAAGCCCTGGGCACGGCACTACCGGATGTACGATTACATCGTCACCGAATTGCCCGCCCTACTGCAGGAGCACTTGCCGGTCAACGGCGTCAACGGCATCACCGGGCATTCGATGGGCGGCCATGGCGCGCTGACGATCGCCTTTCGCAATCCGGAATTGTTCCGCTCGGTTTCGGCCTTTGCGCCGATCGTCAATCCGACCCGGTCTGACTGGGGCCGCAAGCAGTTTTCGGCCTATCTCGGCGACGACGAGGCCCATTGGGGCAATTACGACGCCTGCCTGCTCTTGAGCGAACTCGGCTGGCAGGGCGATGTCCTGATCGACCAGGGCTCGGCCGACCAGTTCCTGGGGCAGCTGCAACCCGAGGCAATGGCCCGGCTGCTGGCGGAGCGGCGGCAGGCCGGCGTCCTCAGAATGCAGGCGGGATACGATCATAGCTACTACTTCGTGGCGAGCTTCGGCGAAGACCACGTGCGCTGGCATGCAGAGCGGCTGAACGCCGCCTAA
- a CDS encoding quinoprotein dehydrogenase-associated SoxYZ-like carrier — MKLMFAGFSVMLAASLASAQQETPDNPLVEGPTWNELKDDIVGKTAILDGAALFSVTAPYRANDAATVPVTIEQTEPAAGPIDSIKLVIDENPAPLAAEIRFGRAMAPLKFETRVRVNQYSNIRVIAETPQGSFMNGRFVKASGGCSAPATKDPVAALNGMGEMRVKLFDGETPTSNARREAQIMIRHPNYSGLQRDQITQLFISAHFITQLEVKQGDDLLFALDGGISVSENPVFRFSYTDNGATDFTVHAVDTEGNVFDRVLPKTPPV; from the coding sequence ATGAAGCTCATGTTCGCCGGTTTTTCCGTCATGCTGGCGGCAAGCCTCGCATCCGCCCAGCAGGAGACGCCCGACAATCCGCTTGTCGAAGGCCCCACTTGGAACGAACTAAAAGACGATATCGTCGGCAAGACGGCCATTCTCGACGGCGCCGCCCTATTCTCCGTCACGGCCCCCTACCGCGCCAATGATGCCGCCACGGTGCCTGTCACGATCGAGCAAACGGAGCCGGCGGCCGGCCCGATCGATTCCATCAAGCTGGTGATCGACGAGAACCCCGCGCCGCTGGCCGCAGAAATCCGCTTCGGCCGTGCCATGGCGCCGCTCAAATTCGAAACCCGCGTCCGCGTCAACCAGTATTCCAACATCCGTGTCATTGCCGAGACACCGCAAGGCAGCTTCATGAACGGCCGCTTCGTCAAAGCCTCGGGTGGCTGCTCGGCGCCGGCCACGAAGGATCCCGTCGCGGCCCTGAACGGCATGGGAGAGATGCGGGTGAAACTCTTCGACGGTGAGACGCCGACGTCGAACGCCCGCCGTGAGGCGCAGATCATGATCCGCCATCCGAACTATTCCGGCCTGCAGCGCGACCAGATCACCCAACTGTTCATCAGTGCGCATTTCATTACCCAACTCGAGGTGAAGCAGGGCGACGACCTGCTGTTTGCGCTCGACGGCGGGATTTCGGTCAGCGAGAATCCGGTGTTCCGCTTCAGCTATACCGACAACGGCGCAACGGACTTCACCGTCCATGCCGTCGATACGGAGGGCAATGTCTTCGACCGTGTTTTGCCGAAGACACCGCCCGTCTAG
- a CDS encoding quinoprotein relay system zinc metallohydrolase 2, with protein MFEAFVTMCMLAAAGVKAPLPGETCRTALLPGFAAETKAACERTSRLVPRQPVGAKEEGLPFCAPRPTSALYFSEAAPGVFVHRGAVAEPDPANVGDVSNIAFVVGSRSIAVIDAGGSRKVGEEVYLAIRERSALPIAHLILTHMHPDHVFGAEPLREAGAVILGQANLPRALADRAENYRANFARLIGEAAFLGSRAPVPDRVIAEQEVIDLGGRVLELRAWPSAHTATDLTVFDRTSGILFAGDLLFDTHTPALDGSLRGWLAVLSRMKALPARRVVPGHGGPLLDWPQAAEPLERYLGVLEADTQRALADGLALGPATEAIGRSEAGRWQLFDLFNPRNATVAYTELEWDP; from the coding sequence GTGTTCGAGGCGTTCGTGACAATGTGCATGCTTGCGGCCGCCGGCGTCAAAGCGCCGCTGCCGGGTGAGACCTGCCGGACCGCACTGCTGCCCGGCTTTGCGGCCGAGACGAAAGCGGCCTGCGAGCGCACGTCGCGTCTGGTTCCGCGCCAGCCGGTCGGCGCGAAGGAGGAGGGCTTGCCATTCTGCGCGCCCAGGCCGACCTCGGCCCTCTACTTCAGCGAGGCGGCCCCCGGCGTCTTCGTGCATCGCGGCGCTGTGGCGGAGCCGGACCCGGCCAATGTCGGCGACGTTTCCAATATTGCCTTCGTTGTCGGCTCGCGCAGCATCGCCGTGATCGATGCCGGCGGCTCCCGCAAGGTGGGCGAAGAGGTCTATCTGGCGATCCGGGAACGCAGTGCCCTGCCGATTGCCCATCTGATCCTCACGCATATGCATCCGGATCACGTTTTCGGCGCCGAGCCGCTTCGCGAGGCGGGGGCGGTGATCCTTGGCCAGGCCAACCTGCCGCGGGCGCTTGCCGATCGCGCCGAAAACTACCGGGCAAATTTTGCCCGGCTGATCGGCGAGGCGGCATTCCTCGGCAGTCGGGCACCCGTGCCCGATCGGGTGATCGCGGAACAGGAGGTGATCGACCTCGGCGGCAGGGTGCTGGAGCTCCGGGCATGGCCGTCTGCGCATACCGCCACCGATCTGACGGTTTTTGACCGGACCTCCGGCATACTCTTCGCCGGCGATCTGCTGTTCGACACGCACACGCCGGCTCTCGACGGCTCGTTACGCGGCTGGCTTGCCGTTCTTTCACGGATGAAGGCGCTTCCTGCGCGCCGGGTCGTGCCCGGCCACGGCGGGCCGCTGCTCGACTGGCCGCAGGCGGCTGAGCCGCTCGAGCGCTATCTCGGCGTGCTGGAGGCCGATACGCAGAGGGCACTTGCCGATGGGTTGGCGCTTGGGCCGGCGACCGAGGCGATAGGCCGGAGCGAGGCGGGTCGATGGCAACTGTTTGATCTCTTCAACCCACGCAACGCCACGGTTGCCTATACGGAGCTGGAGTGGGACCCGTAG
- a CDS encoding c-type cytochrome, methanol metabolism-related, with the protein MTRTRPALPIILAVLTLAAGAAGAQDAPAATDNIAAARNENGRYYTADDVPTFNIAKDGTIDWMTYSGFRRYHSECHVCHGPEGEGSSYAPALKKSAIEMDYYDFVDVVTNGRKKVNAAENSVMPAFGENVNVMCYLDDIYTYLKARGADALPRGRPAKKEAKSDAIKDAEKACLGHE; encoded by the coding sequence ATGACTAGAACAAGACCAGCGTTGCCGATAATCCTCGCCGTGTTGACGCTTGCGGCCGGTGCCGCCGGCGCACAGGATGCCCCGGCGGCAACGGACAATATCGCCGCTGCCCGCAATGAAAACGGGCGCTACTACACGGCCGACGACGTTCCCACCTTCAATATCGCCAAGGACGGCACGATCGACTGGATGACCTATTCGGGCTTTCGCCGCTATCACTCCGAATGCCATGTCTGTCATGGTCCGGAGGGCGAGGGTTCGAGCTATGCGCCGGCTTTGAAGAAGTCCGCGATAGAAATGGACTACTATGATTTCGTCGATGTCGTCACGAACGGACGCAAGAAGGTGAACGCTGCCGAGAACTCGGTGATGCCGGCCTTTGGCGAGAACGTCAACGTGATGTGTTATCTCGATGACATCTATACCTATTTGAAAGCGCGCGGAGCCGATGCGCTGCCGCGGGGACGCCCGGCCAAGAAGGAAGCGAAATCCGATGCGATCAAGGATGCTGAAAAGGCTTGCCTCGGTCACGAGTAG
- a CDS encoding c-type cytochrome, with protein MASRLGVLTAAVVVFGGAFAGVVAPALALDPAAGDPAAGEKVFRKCQACHAIGPDAKSKAGPALTGVIGRPAGKAEGFSYSAAMSKEAEAGLIWTPDKIGEFLTNPKGFVPGTKMTFAGLRKDQERADLIAYLATFP; from the coding sequence ATGGCTTCAAGACTTGGTGTCCTAACGGCGGCTGTAGTCGTATTCGGCGGAGCTTTTGCAGGCGTGGTTGCGCCGGCACTTGCGCTGGATCCCGCAGCGGGCGATCCAGCGGCCGGCGAGAAAGTATTTCGCAAGTGTCAGGCCTGTCATGCGATCGGTCCGGATGCCAAATCGAAGGCCGGCCCCGCGCTGACCGGCGTAATCGGCCGGCCGGCCGGGAAAGCCGAAGGGTTCTCCTACTCCGCCGCGATGAGCAAGGAGGCCGAGGCCGGGTTGATCTGGACGCCGGACAAGATCGGTGAGTTTTTGACCAACCCGAAAGGGTTCGTGCCCGGCACCAAGATGACCTTTGCGGGATTGCGCAAGGATCAGGAGCGCGCCGATCTGATCGCATATTTGGCGACGTTTCCTTAA
- the xoxF5 gene encoding lanthanide-dependent methanol dehydrogenase XoxF5, which yields MKRFLTMLAFMSIGGAQVALANPELQKQIDDPNQWAIQTGDYANQRYSKLDQINKDNVSKLQVAWTFSTGVLRGHEGSPLVIGDMMYVHTPFPNTVYALDLSKEGQIVWRYEPKQDAEVIPVMCCDTVNRGVAYADNKIFLHQADTTVVALDAKTGKVIWSVKNGDPAKGETNTATVMPVKDKVIVGISGGEFGVRGSVTAYSMADGKLLWRGYSMGPDSDTLMDPEKTTHLGKPVGKDSGLTTWEGDQWKIGGGTTWGWYSYDPEENLMYYGSGNPSTWNPTQRPGDNRWSMTIWARDVDTGMAKWVYQMTPHDEWDYDGINEMILTQQQIDGKDRKLLTHFDRNGFGYTLDSVTGELLVAEKYDPTVNWATEVVMDPKSDKYGRPQVVAQYSTEQNGEDTNTTGVCPAALGTKDQQPAAFSPKTELFYVPTNHVCMDYEPFRVSYTAGQPYVGATLSMYPPKDSHGGMGNFIAWDNKEGKIKWSLPEPFSVWSGALATAGDVVFYGTLEGYLKAVDAATGKELYRFKTPSGVIGNVMTYAHGGKQYVAVLSGVGGWAGIGLAAGLTNPNDGLGAVGGYSALSNYTALGGTLTVFSLPN from the coding sequence ATGAAACGATTTCTTACAATGCTTGCCTTCATGTCGATAGGCGGCGCGCAGGTCGCCCTCGCCAACCCGGAACTACAAAAGCAAATCGATGACCCCAACCAATGGGCCATCCAGACCGGCGACTATGCCAACCAGCGCTACTCCAAACTCGACCAGATCAACAAGGATAATGTCAGCAAACTGCAGGTGGCGTGGACTTTCTCGACCGGCGTTCTGCGCGGTCATGAAGGCTCGCCGCTGGTCATCGGCGACATGATGTATGTTCATACGCCGTTCCCGAATACGGTTTATGCGCTGGATCTCAGCAAGGAAGGCCAGATCGTCTGGCGCTACGAGCCGAAACAGGATGCGGAAGTCATTCCCGTGATGTGCTGTGACACCGTTAATCGCGGTGTGGCCTATGCCGATAACAAGATCTTCCTGCATCAGGCTGATACTACCGTCGTGGCGTTGGACGCCAAGACGGGCAAGGTGATCTGGAGCGTCAAGAACGGCGATCCGGCGAAGGGCGAGACCAATACTGCCACCGTCATGCCGGTGAAGGACAAGGTCATCGTCGGCATTTCCGGCGGGGAGTTCGGGGTTCGCGGTTCCGTGACGGCCTATTCGATGGCAGACGGCAAGCTCCTGTGGCGCGGTTACTCCATGGGCCCGGACAGCGATACGCTGATGGATCCCGAAAAAACCACCCATCTGGGCAAGCCGGTCGGTAAGGACTCCGGCCTGACCACCTGGGAAGGCGATCAGTGGAAGATCGGCGGTGGCACGACCTGGGGCTGGTATTCCTACGATCCCGAAGAGAACCTGATGTATTACGGATCGGGCAACCCTTCGACCTGGAATCCGACCCAGCGGCCCGGCGACAACCGCTGGTCGATGACCATCTGGGCGCGCGATGTCGATACCGGCATGGCCAAATGGGTCTACCAGATGACGCCCCATGACGAATGGGACTATGACGGTATCAACGAGATGATCCTGACGCAGCAGCAGATCGACGGCAAGGATCGCAAGCTGCTGACCCATTTCGACCGCAACGGCTTCGGCTATACCCTGGACAGCGTTACCGGCGAACTGCTGGTGGCGGAGAAATACGATCCCACCGTCAACTGGGCGACTGAAGTGGTCATGGATCCGAAGTCGGACAAGTATGGCCGGCCGCAGGTCGTGGCGCAGTATTCGACCGAGCAGAATGGCGAGGACACCAACACGACCGGTGTCTGCCCGGCGGCACTCGGCACCAAGGACCAGCAGCCCGCAGCCTTCTCGCCGAAAACCGAGCTGTTCTACGTGCCTACCAACCACGTCTGCATGGACTACGAGCCGTTTCGCGTAAGCTACACCGCCGGCCAGCCCTATGTCGGGGCCACGCTGTCGATGTACCCGCCGAAAGATAGCCACGGAGGCATGGGCAACTTCATTGCCTGGGACAACAAGGAAGGCAAAATCAAGTGGTCCCTGCCGGAACCGTTCTCTGTCTGGTCGGGCGCTCTGGCAACAGCCGGTGATGTGGTCTTCTACGGAACGCTCGAGGGCTATCTGAAGGCGGTCGACGCCGCGACAGGCAAGGAGCTCTATCGCTTCAAGACGCCTTCCGGAGTGATCGGCAACGTGATGACCTATGCCCATGGCGGCAAGCAGTATGTGGCCGTGCTCTCGGGTGTCGGCGGCTGGGCCGGTATCGGTCTGGCAGCTGGCCTGACCAACCCGAATGACGGTCTCGGAGCCGTCGGCGGCTATTCCGCCCTCAGCAACTACACTGCGCTCGGCGGCACGCTCACCGTGTTCTCGCTGCCGAATTAA